From a region of the Zingiber officinale cultivar Zhangliang chromosome 10B, Zo_v1.1, whole genome shotgun sequence genome:
- the LOC122030020 gene encoding uncharacterized protein LOC122030020, which translates to MASVKKVSVLAAASVGAVEALKDQAGMCRWNYALRSLQQHAKSNMRSLSRAVRMSSAVSDGRSSERAKQSEESLRKVMYLSCWGPN; encoded by the coding sequence ATGGCTTCAGTGAAGAAAGTTTCTGTTTTAGCAGCGGCGAGCGTCGGCGCAGTGGAGGCGCTTAAGGATCAAGCAGGGATGTGCAGATGGAACTACGCTCTGAGGTCTCTGCAGCAGCACGCCAAGAGCAACATGAGGTCGCTGTCTCGGGCCGTGAGGATGTCCTCCGCCGTCTCTGATGGCCGAAGCAGCGAGCGAGCCAAGCAATCGGAGGAGTCGCTGAGAAAAGTGATGTATCTCAGCTGCTGGGGACCCAATTAG